A single Candoia aspera isolate rCanAsp1 chromosome 7, rCanAsp1.hap2, whole genome shotgun sequence DNA region contains:
- the ARHGDIB gene encoding rho GDP-dissociation inhibitor 2 isoform X2 has product MTEKEPEVHVEEDEDELDNKLNYKPPPQKTLQELQELDKDDESLAKYKKSLLGDASVVADPTVPNVTVTRLTLVCDSAPGPITMDLTGDLEALKKEIFVLKEAAAYKIKIHFKVNREIVSGLKYVQHTYRKGVKVDKDVFMVGSYGPRPEEYEFMTPLEEAPKGLVARGNYCNKSFFTDDDKHNHLTWEWNLAIKKEWTE; this is encoded by the exons ATGACTGAGAAAGAGCCTGAGGTAcatgtggaagaagatgaagatgagcTTGATAATAAACTAAACTACAAGCCTCCACCTCAGAAGACACTTCAGGAATTGCAGGAGCTGGACAAAGATGATGAAAGCCTTGCAAAATACAAGAAGTCTTTGCTGGGAGATGCATCTGTGGTTGCAG ACCCAACAGTTCCTAATGTGACTGTCACTCGGCTTACCCTTGTATGTGACAGTGCTCCAGGACCAATCACCATGGACCTCACTG GGGACCTTGAAGCTCTGAAGAAAGAGATCTTTGTCTTAAAGGAAGCAGCTGCATACAAAATCAAGATCCACTTCAAA GTAAACAGAGAGATTGTATCTGGTTTGAAATATGTGCAGCATACCTACAGGAAAGGAGTGAAAG TGGACAAGGATGTATTCATGGTGGGCAGCTATGGGCCGCGGCCAGAAGAGTATGAATTCATGACACCTCTTGAGGAAGCACCAAAGGGCCTGGTGGCCCGAGGAAACTACTGCAATAAGTCTTTCTTCACAGATGATGATAAGCACAACCATCTCACCTGGGAATGGAACTTGGCTATTAAAAAGGAATGGACAGAATGA